GGATTTCTAAATTGTCTTTCTGCACTTGAAAAATGTGAAGATGTAGCTGCCACAGTGAACTTAGCAAATCCCCCATCCATAACCATGGCTGCCATACTCAACGAAAGGGCCATAGTCGAACATGCTCCATATAATCCAATAAAAGGTATATTTATATCCCTTATGGCAAAGTTAGATGCCGTTAATTGATTTAAAAGGTCACCTGCAAATAAAAAATCAATATCATCATCTTTTAAGTTAGCTCTTTTAATAGCCTCTTCGATAGATACATAAAGAAGACTACTTTCTGCTTTCTCAAAAGTATCCTGACCATTTAGATCATCTTCTAATATTGTATCGAAATAATCTTTTAATGGTCCCTGCCCTTCCATTGGACCTACAATGTTATATGTGGAAACTATTCTTGGTTTATTTTCCATAATTAAGGTCTGTTTTCCCACCTTTTTAGACACTTCTACCACCGCCTTATATATTTTTATAAACTTACTTTATATAACAAAAAAGTAATATATAATTCCTACAATTACAGATGAAGTTATACCATAGACTAATACAGGGCCTGCAATAGTAAACATTTTAGCCGCAACCCCAAATACAAATCCCTCTTTTTTAAATTCCATGGCTGGAGATACTATAGAGTTAGAAAATCCAGTTATAGGTACTACACTACCAGCTCCTGCATATTCTGCAACTTTATCATATATCCCTATACCAGTTAAAAATGCACCCAGAAAAATCATAGTTATTGAAACTAAAGCTGCAGAAGCTTGCTTATCAAATCCAAACCTTAAATATATGGTATTAATAAACTCACCTATTGTACAAATTAATCCTCCCACCCAGAATGCCCTAATACAGT
The nucleotide sequence above comes from Hathewaya histolytica. Encoded proteins:
- the spoVAC gene encoding stage V sporulation protein AC, translating into MKNQNKSNKKKEELKDKSLREEFQKIKEEKKPNPPIFIHCIRAFWVGGLICTIGEFINTIYLRFGFDKQASAALVSITMIFLGAFLTGIGIYDKVAEYAGAGSVVPITGFSNSIVSPAMEFKKEGFVFGVAAKMFTIAGPVLVYGITSSVIVGIIYYFFVI